The nucleotide sequence CGAGTTGGTGGGTCTTTCCGGTGTCCCCTCGGCTGGCGACCCGTTCCAGGTGGTCGAATCCGAGAAATATTCCAAACAGATATCGCAGAAGCGCATCGACCTCAGGCGGCTTGAGACCGCGAAAAAGGTCCGTAAGGTGACGCTGGAAGATCTTAACGAGATGATTCGCGAAGGCGAGGTGCAGGAGCTTCGCGTCGTTATAAAGGCCGACGTAGACGGTTCCGTTCAGGCGCTCAAGGAATCGCTGGAAAAGCTCTCCACCGGGGATGTGAGGGTCAAGGTGATCCACGCGGGGACCGGCGGCATCAACGAGTCGGACGTTATGCTTGCGTCCGCGTCAAACGCCATCATTATCGGCTACCACGTTCGGCCTACGGCCAGGGTATCGGAGCTGGCCGAGAAGGAAAGCGTATCCATAAAATTCTTCAACATCATTTTCGAAGTGACCGATTCAATCCGCGCCGCCATGGAGGGAATGCTCTCCCCCGAATACAGGGAAGAGGTCGTTGGAAGCGGCGAGGTGCGACAGATATTCAAAATATCGCGTCTGGGAACCGTCGCCGGCGCCATCGTACTTTCCGGGAAGGTCAACCGAAAAAACAGGGTGCGGATTATCCGCGATGGCGTGGTGGTTTTCGACGGCGAGCTCAAGTCGCTCAAGCGCTTCAAGGACGACGTCTCCGAGGTCGACTCGGGGCAGGAATGCGGTTTCGGCATGGTGAATTACAACGATCTCAAGGAAGGGGACACCTTCGAGGCCTACCGGACGATCGAGATCGCCAAGACGTTAGACGGTTAACCCATGGCAACGCACCGAAGGGAGCGGCTCGAGGAGCTCGTCAAGCGGGTCGTCGCGGATGCGCTGCTTTCCGAGATAAAAGACCCGCGAATCGGCTTTGTTTCGATTGTCCGCGTGAAGCTTGCAAAGGACTACAGCGTGGCCGATATATTCGTCTCGGTGCTCGGCGACGATACGCAGAAGAAAAAATCCATGGCGGGCCTCGAGTCCGCCCGCAACTATATACAGTTCCTCGTCGGCAAGGGAATTCAGCTTCGTTCCACACCGCGACTCGTTTTTCATCTTGACACCTCGGTTGAGGAGGGAGTGCGGCTTGTCGGTGTTATAGAGAAGCTTGACGCGGGCAGCGCCGCGCGCCGCGCTTCGGGGGCCGCCGACACGGACGATGAAAAGGGCGGAGAAAACGGCGGCTGAAAGTGGAGGGTTTCGAGGCGAGGGACGCCGTTCTTCTCCTTGACAAGGAGAAGGGCAGGACTTCCTTTTCGGCGATCGAAGAAGTGCGGAGGCTGTTCGGGGCCGGAAAGGCCGGACATTCCGGAACGATCGACAAGGCGGCGACGGGTCTCCTTGTGGTCTGCACGGGTGCGGTGACGAGGCTCACGCAGTATTTCCTCGAAGGGGACAAGCGGTACACGGGCGTCATTCGCCTGGGCGTTGAAACCGACACCTGCGACGCCGAGGGCGAGGTTACCGCGGTCGGGAGCATCGACGGGATTGATGAGAGCAGGGTACGCGCTATAACAGAGCGTTTCTCCGGTAAAATAAGCCAGATGCCGCCGCTGTATTCAGCCTTGAAAATCAAGGGAAAGAGAGCGTCCGACCTTGTCAGACAGGGGCGGTCGGTTGAACTGGCCGCGCGGAATGTCGTTATAAGAGAGTTGAATATACTCGAAGTGGATATGGGGCGGGGCATGCTGACTGTTGATGTGCTCTGTTCGAAAGGCACCTATATTCGCTCGCTCGCGCGAGATATTGGCGAGTTCCTGGGGACCGGGGCGCATCTTGCGGAGCTTCGGCGCACCGCCTCGGGGCATTTCTCCGTGAGCGATGCGGCGACGATCGGGGAAATGAGAGAATATCTTTCCGGCACGAGGTCCGATCGGCGCTTTCTGCTGACCCCGGAGCAAGCGCTTAAGGATTTCGGGCGGATGGTCGTCAGTGCGACCGCGGTAAAAAGGGTTAGTAATGGAGCATTTTTCGCCAGAGGCGATGTAATGAGCATGGAAGGGGAGTCGCCTTTCATTATACTGGACGGGCATAAAAATTGTATTGCCATTGCGAACGTCGATACTGATAATTGGTCAGTTGTGTACAGGAATGTATTTAGCAGGTAAAAACCCCGGTTAACCCGGACGGAAACACAGCGGCAACACCGGAAAAGCAAACACGATCAATCACATAAGGAATAAGGAGAAAAGCAGCATATGCGTCAGAAGAGCGAGGTCGTCAATCAGTATAAAAGGCATGAGAGCGATACCGGCTCACCGGATGTTCAGATTGCCCTGCTGACGGAAAGGATCAACCACCTGACGGAGCATTTCAAGGTGCATAAAAAGGATTTTCACTCCCGCAGGGGACTTCTGAAACTCGTCGGCCAGCGTCGCAGACTTCTGGATTATCTCAAGAGAATAGATCTCGAGAAGTACCGGAGCCTTATCGAATCGCTCGGCCTGAGAAGATAAGTATTCCTCAACGGTGGACGGCGAACGGCCCGCGCCTGCCGGATTGTGCGATTACGGGCATCAAGGTATTGAAGAGGTAGAATGATGAGTTTTGAATCAGGAGTTGGAATAGGCCGGGATGAGATACGGTTCAGTACGGGAGTTCTCGCGAAACAGGCGGACGGCGCCGTTGTGGTTTCAAGCGGCGAGTCGGTCGTCTTCGCGACCGCAGTCGTTTCGCGGAACGTGACCGAGGGACAGGATTTCTTTCCGCTTACCGTGGATTACAGGGAAAAGTTCTACTCCGCGGGCAAGATCCCGGGGGGGTATATCAAGCGTGAGGGGAGGCCAAGCGACAGGGAGACCCTTACCAGCCGCTTCGCCGACCGGCCGCTAAGGCCACTCTTCCCCGAGGATTTCGTCAACGAGGTGCAGATCATAATTTCTGTGCTCTCCACCGACCAGAAGACGCAGTCGGATGTTCTGGCCATCAACGCGGCTTCCGCCGCGCTTTCAGTTTCGGGGATCCCCTTTAATGGCCCCGCGGGGGCGGTACGTGTCGGCAGGATAAAGGGGGAGTTCATCGTAAATCCCACCTTCGAAGAATCGGGGGCAAGCGATATCGATCTCGTCGTTGCCGGCACCAAAAAGGCCGTCACCATGATAGAAGGCTCGGCGAAAAACGTGAGCGAGGAAGACATGATCAACGCCGTCCTCTTCGCGCACGAACAGATCGCCAGGCTTTGCGACACGCAGGAAGACCTGAAGCGGCAGGTCGCAAAGCCGCAGATGGCGTATACTCCAAGGAAGAGGGACGAAGCGCTCAGGGACGAGATGCGCAAGCGCTTCCACCAGGAGGTGGTCGACCTTGTCAAGTTCAAAGAGAAAAAAGACCGCGAGGACGCGCTCAGAGGCATCGTTGAGCGGGCGGTGGTGGAGCTTAAGGATTCCTTCCCGGATTCGATCGGTCAGGTTGGATCGATAATAGACGATCTCGACTACGAGGTGATGCGCGCGCGTATACTCGATGAGAAGCGGCGTGCGGACGGCAGGGGCCTGACGGAAATCAGGCCCATCGAAAGCATGATTGGCGTGCTGCCAAGGGCGCATGGTTCGGCGGTGTTCACCCGCGGCCAGACGCAGAGCCTCGGAGTAGTGACGCTCGGTACGGAGCGCGACTCCCAAAGGCTTGACGCGATCGAAGGAGAGAGCTTCCGCCGCTTCATGCTGCACTATAATTTCCCGCCCTTTTCGGTGGGAGAGGTCGGCAGATACGGCGGTACAGGGAGGCGCGAAATCGGTCACGGGATGTTAGCCGAGCGATCCCTGCAGTACATACTTCCCGAGGCCGAGCGCTTTCCGTATACCATACGGGTCGTCTCCGAAATACTTGAATCGAACGGCTCATCATCCATGGCGTCCGTCTGTTCCTGTTCGCTTGCGCTCTTCAACGCCGGGGTGCCGGTTAAAGCGGCCGTTGCGGGGATAGCCATGGGCCTCATCCTCGATGGCGATCGGTACGCTATCCTGAGCGACATCATGGGGCTCGAAGACCACCTGGGAGACATGGACTTTAAAGTGTCTGGTACGTCAGAGGGAATCACTGCGTTCCAGCTCGACATCAAGATCGAGGGAATAACGCCACAGATCATGCGCGAGGCGCTTGCGCAGGCGCGCGAGGGAAGGCTTCACATCCTGGGTAAAATGAATGAAGTCATTTCAGAGCCCGCGAAGGATCTATCTCCGAACGCACCGCGGATAATCATGATCAAAATTGACATCGACAAGATCGGCGGCCTGATCGGACCCGGTGGCAAGGTGGTCAAGGCCATCGTGGAAGAGACAGGCGCCGAGATCAATATCGAGGACGATGGAACGGTCACCGTGTCCGCGGTCGACAAGGAATCCATTGACAAGGCGCTGGCCAAGATAAGCGCGATAACCGAGGACGTCGAGATAGGCAGGATTTACAACGGGCGCGTAAAAAAGGTGATGGAGTACGGAGCGTTCGTCGAGATTGCGCCCGGCAGGGAGGGGCTTGTTCACATCTCAAAGCTCGACTTCGAAAAGGTGAATAAAGTAAGCGATATCCTCAAGGAGGGCGACGAAGTGGCGGTCAAGGTTGTAGGCATAGACCGGCAGGGAAGAGTCGACCTTAGCAGAAAGGATGCGCTGAAGCGATAGCGTTCTCGGCCCATGGTTTTTAAATATACACTCGATAACGGAATGATCGTCCTCCTCGAACCCATCGAGGGGGTGGCCTCCGTTTCGGCCGGCCTGTGGGTAAAGACGGGATCGCGAAACGAACAAAACGGCCAGATGGGTTACGCCCATTTTATCGAGCACATGCTCTTCAAGGGGACGTCAAACCATTCCGCGCGGGATATAGCACGCATGGTCGACCGGGTCGGCGGACAGCACAACGCCGCGACCAACCGGGAATATACCTGCTACTACATCAATGTCATCTCCGATTATCTCGAGCTTTCCGTGGATCTTCTCGCGGATATGTACTACCGCTCGCTTTTCGACGCCGACGAAATCTCCAAGGAGAAAAACGTCATCCTTGAGGAGATCAGGATGTACGAGGACACTCCGGACGAGTTGATCCACGATGTGTTTATGGAGTGCATGCTTTCGGACCATCCGCTGGGGCACCCGATCCTCGGAACTCTCGACAGTATAGACGGTATCGACCGAAACCGGCTCCTCGATTTCTTCGCCGGCAACTACTCCACGGAAAACTGCATTTTCGCGGTTGCGGGTAATTTCAACGTGGACGAAACGAAACGGCTTATCGAGCGGGCTTTTTCACCGTCCCTGCTCGCGGCGAACGCGGCGGCCGGCGACGGAAACGCTCTTCCCAGGCGGATATTCAGACGGCATATAACGCGCGACCTCGAGCAGATTCATTTCTGCCTGGGGACGGAAGGACTTGGCCGGAACGATGAAAACCGCTGGACGCTTTTTTCATTGAGCACCATATTGGGCGGCAGCATGTCGTCGAGACTTTTCCAGAACATCCGCGAGAGGGAGGGGCTCTGTTACGCGATTTATTCCTTTCATTCGGCGTATCGTGACAACGGCGTCTTCGGCGTTTACTGTGGGACCTCCCCCGACAATTATGCCCGGGCTCTCGGACTTATCGTGAAGGAGTGTGAATCGCTGCTGGATTATGGGGTTACCGACGAGGAGCTGTGCGACGCCAAAACCTTCATGAAGGGCAACCTGGCCTTGAGCATGGAGAGCACCGAGGTGCGCATGGGCCATCTCGCCAAGAACGAGATGATTTACGGCAGGCATTTCAGTTTCGATGAAATGATTGAAAAGATAGAAGCCATTTCCATGGACGATTTCAGCAGGGTGATTGATACCGTATTCAGAGGGAAGCAGCTTACCCTGGTTTCGATCGGCCGAATCCCCGGGAACACGGGCCCCGCCACGGCCGATCCCATCCTGCTTAACGGCGGCGAACGGCTTCGATACGAATTGCGGTAAAAACTTCTTGAAAATAAACGGAGCTTACCGGCATCATTAACGGATTTCGCCGGGGCGGGAGGCTTTCGCCTCTTCAGATCCGCTTCCGGTTGGGCGATAATTTTCATAGAGGAGACTCGGAATGGCAGGTAAGGGCGATGCTGTGAACAGCACGATCGGCGAAGGATCGATATTCGAGGGTAAGTTCTATATCAGCGGGTCGCTCCGGATAGACGGCAAGTTCGAGGGCGAGATCAAGACCGATGAAGAGCTGGTGGTGGGCGAAACCGGCAAGGTCAAGACGAACATCGACGCCAAGTCGGTCGTGGTGGCGGGAACAGTTATAGGGAATATAAAGGCCGACGAAGAAGTCAAGCTCCTCGAAACGGGAAGGGTGCTCGGAGATATCGTTGCGCCGGCGATCGTGATACAGCGCGGAGTGATCGTGCAGGGTCATGTTACGATTACCGCCGGCCAGCGGAAGGACGTAAAGAAGCTGATCGAAGAATCGTTCAGCAGCGGATCGGACAAGCAGTCCGAGAAGTCGTCCAGGTAGCGGATCGTTCAACTGGAGACGTTGCCGCGAATCCATGGCAATGAAAAGGTTTCGATCAAGAACATTCAGGCTGGGCTCTTACACGGTCACCACAACAATCGATAAAATTATTGTATTGAATGTGGGCGGAGGCCGGGTCCGGTCGTATATAGTTAAAAAGAACCCGTTTTCGGGAATGAAGCGACGTACAATGGCGGCCGTCTGCCTGCCGCTCGCGGCGGTGGTTGTCGTCCTCGTCCTCTCGCATGAACGGCCCGCCGGACGCGAAGGGCTGAGCGACGAGGAAAGGAAGAATATGCTGCTGCTTTCATCCAGTACTGATTTTTCGGTTCCCGTCGAGGAGTCGACCCTTCATATACGCACCCATCGCGTTAAAAGCGGCGAAACCCTCAGCAAGATCGCCCGGGAATACGGCGTGTCGATGGACACAATCTGCGGCAGCAACCGGCTCACTTCCTACGATATGCTGTCGGTCGGGTCCATTCTGAAAATTCCTTCAAGGGACGGCGTGCTTCATTCAATAAAAAAGGGCCAGGATATTCACGCCGTCGCCGCGTATTATCGTGTGCCGGTGGCGAAGATACTGGCCGAGAACCGTATCGGAAATTACGATTTCGTTCAGGAAGGTGCCGCGATCTTCATACCGGATGCCAAGCCGATGGATATGGTGCCTGGTTTTATCTGGCCGACGGTAAGCAGGGCGCTAAGTAGCGGATATGGCTGGAGGCGCGATCCCTTCACCTCCGAGCGCGACTTCCACAAGGGCCTTGATATCCGGGCCAGTTACGAATGGATAAAGGCGACCAAGTACGGAAAGGTCACCTATGCCGGATGGCTCGGCGGATACGGCCTGGCGGTGCTGATCGCTCACCCCGGCGGATACAAGTCGCTCTATGGGCATCTTTCGCGGATAACCGTGCGCGAGGGCCAGTATGTCAGGCAGGGGCAGGTGATCGCGAAGAGCGGGGATACCGGACGCTCGACGGGGCCGCACCTCCACTTCGAACTAATTAAATCGGGCGCCCATCTCAATCCACGCGGACATTTAAAGTAAGGGCCTATCAGTAAAAAGTTCTTGCCTCGCCGGTGGCGCCGCCTGTATCAATGACGAAAGCAATCAACTCTGATCCATCCTGGAGTGCAACATGCTTCAAAACGCAAACTTTCTCTGCGAAATAGGTACCGAGGAAATACCCGCCGCGTACCTGCCGCCCGCGATCGCCTTCATTAAAAAGTTTTTCGGCGAAAGGCTGAAAGACGAGCGCATCGGGTTTGAAGCAATGGTGGTTTATGCCACTCCCAGACGGCTCGCCATACTCGCATCAAACGTCGCCAATGCCCAGAGCGAAGAGGAGGTCGAGTTGAAAGGCCCATCGGTAAAGGCGGCCTATGATACGGAAGGCAAACCGACGAAGGCGCTCAATGGCTTTTTGAAAGGGAACGCAATCGAAGAGGGGCAGGTGATCAGGCGGTCGACCGACAAGGGGGAGTATCTTTTCGCGACAAAGACCCTCGTTTCGAATAAAAGCGGTGAAATACTTCCTGGGATCATTGAGGACATGGTAAAAAACCTTCCTTTCCCGAAGAAGATGAGGTGGAGCGATTTAAAGCTTTCCTTTCCGCGCCCGATCGCGTATTTCTGCGTTTTGTTCAATGATGTCGTGGTGCCGTTCGAGTTGTCAGGCATAGCGTCGTCCAACTTGGTCCGCGGGCACTATATACGATACAACCGAATGGTAGAGGTCAAGAGCATCGCAAGCTACCAGGATCTTTTACGTGAAAACGGCGTCCTTGTCGACCATAATGAGCGGCGGGAACTCATCCGCGATGAACTTGAAAAAACGGCGCGTTCCCTGGGAGGGGATCTGGTCTTCGACGAAGAGCTGCTCGAGACGGTGACCTTCCTCGCCGAAAGCCCGTTCGTACTGGTATGCGATTTCAGGCGCGAGTTCCTTTCCATCCCGGACATTGTGCTCATAACCGAGATGAAGGAGCACCAGAAGTATTTTGCGGTCCGCGGGGCCGACGGCGTTCTCCTGCCGAATTTCCTGGTAGTTTCAAACAACCCGCCTTCGGCATATGTAAAAGTCGGAAACGAGCGGGTGATAACCGCGCGCTTCAACGACGCCCGGTTCTTTTTCGACGAGGACCGGAAATCGAAGCTGGCCGACAAGGTCGACTCGCTGAAAAGCGTGCTCTTCCACAAGGACCTCGGCAGCATTTACGATAAGGTGGAGCGCATGCGCTTCATCTCGGCACACCTGGCCGTCGTCCTCGGGCTGGACGCCAAAACGGCCGAAAGAACAGACCGCGCGGCGTATCTCTGCAAGGCCGATCTCAACACGGCGATGGTCTTCGAGTTTACGTCGCTCCAGGGGAAGATGGGGCGGGTCTACGCGTTGCTCGACGGCGAGGAACAGGAGGTGGCCGATGCGATCGAGGATCATTACCGGCCGCGCTCCCAGGACGACCCGATGCCCAGGGGAGTGGTGAGCAGGGTGCTGTCGCTCGCCGAAAAGCTGGACAACATCCTGGGCTCGTACTC is from Spirochaetota bacterium and encodes:
- the rbfA gene encoding 30S ribosome-binding factor RbfA; the protein is MATHRRERLEELVKRVVADALLSEIKDPRIGFVSIVRVKLAKDYSVADIFVSVLGDDTQKKKSMAGLESARNYIQFLVGKGIQLRSTPRLVFHLDTSVEEGVRLVGVIEKLDAGSAARRASGAADTDDEKGGENGG
- the truB gene encoding tRNA pseudouridine(55) synthase TruB, with translation MEGFEARDAVLLLDKEKGRTSFSAIEEVRRLFGAGKAGHSGTIDKAATGLLVVCTGAVTRLTQYFLEGDKRYTGVIRLGVETDTCDAEGEVTAVGSIDGIDESRVRAITERFSGKISQMPPLYSALKIKGKRASDLVRQGRSVELAARNVVIRELNILEVDMGRGMLTVDVLCSKGTYIRSLARDIGEFLGTGAHLAELRRTASGHFSVSDAATIGEMREYLSGTRSDRRFLLTPEQALKDFGRMVVSATAVKRVSNGAFFARGDVMSMEGESPFIILDGHKNCIAIANVDTDNWSVVYRNVFSR
- the rpsO gene encoding 30S ribosomal protein S15, whose translation is MRQKSEVVNQYKRHESDTGSPDVQIALLTERINHLTEHFKVHKKDFHSRRGLLKLVGQRRRLLDYLKRIDLEKYRSLIESLGLRR
- the pnp gene encoding polyribonucleotide nucleotidyltransferase; protein product: MSFESGVGIGRDEIRFSTGVLAKQADGAVVVSSGESVVFATAVVSRNVTEGQDFFPLTVDYREKFYSAGKIPGGYIKREGRPSDRETLTSRFADRPLRPLFPEDFVNEVQIIISVLSTDQKTQSDVLAINAASAALSVSGIPFNGPAGAVRVGRIKGEFIVNPTFEESGASDIDLVVAGTKKAVTMIEGSAKNVSEEDMINAVLFAHEQIARLCDTQEDLKRQVAKPQMAYTPRKRDEALRDEMRKRFHQEVVDLVKFKEKKDREDALRGIVERAVVELKDSFPDSIGQVGSIIDDLDYEVMRARILDEKRRADGRGLTEIRPIESMIGVLPRAHGSAVFTRGQTQSLGVVTLGTERDSQRLDAIEGESFRRFMLHYNFPPFSVGEVGRYGGTGRREIGHGMLAERSLQYILPEAERFPYTIRVVSEILESNGSSSMASVCSCSLALFNAGVPVKAAVAGIAMGLILDGDRYAILSDIMGLEDHLGDMDFKVSGTSEGITAFQLDIKIEGITPQIMREALAQAREGRLHILGKMNEVISEPAKDLSPNAPRIIMIKIDIDKIGGLIGPGGKVVKAIVEETGAEINIEDDGTVTVSAVDKESIDKALAKISAITEDVEIGRIYNGRVKKVMEYGAFVEIAPGREGLVHISKLDFEKVNKVSDILKEGDEVAVKVVGIDRQGRVDLSRKDALKR
- a CDS encoding pitrilysin family protein, which produces MIVLLEPIEGVASVSAGLWVKTGSRNEQNGQMGYAHFIEHMLFKGTSNHSARDIARMVDRVGGQHNAATNREYTCYYINVISDYLELSVDLLADMYYRSLFDADEISKEKNVILEEIRMYEDTPDELIHDVFMECMLSDHPLGHPILGTLDSIDGIDRNRLLDFFAGNYSTENCIFAVAGNFNVDETKRLIERAFSPSLLAANAAAGDGNALPRRIFRRHITRDLEQIHFCLGTEGLGRNDENRWTLFSLSTILGGSMSSRLFQNIREREGLCYAIYSFHSAYRDNGVFGVYCGTSPDNYARALGLIVKECESLLDYGVTDEELCDAKTFMKGNLALSMESTEVRMGHLAKNEMIYGRHFSFDEMIEKIEAISMDDFSRVIDTVFRGKQLTLVSIGRIPGNTGPATADPILLNGGERLRYELR
- a CDS encoding polymer-forming cytoskeletal protein; translation: MAGKGDAVNSTIGEGSIFEGKFYISGSLRIDGKFEGEIKTDEELVVGETGKVKTNIDAKSVVVAGTVIGNIKADEEVKLLETGRVLGDIVAPAIVIQRGVIVQGHVTITAGQRKDVKKLIEESFSSGSDKQSEKSSR
- a CDS encoding M23 family metallopeptidase is translated as MAMKRFRSRTFRLGSYTVTTTIDKIIVLNVGGGRVRSYIVKKNPFSGMKRRTMAAVCLPLAAVVVVLVLSHERPAGREGLSDEERKNMLLLSSSTDFSVPVEESTLHIRTHRVKSGETLSKIAREYGVSMDTICGSNRLTSYDMLSVGSILKIPSRDGVLHSIKKGQDIHAVAAYYRVPVAKILAENRIGNYDFVQEGAAIFIPDAKPMDMVPGFIWPTVSRALSSGYGWRRDPFTSERDFHKGLDIRASYEWIKATKYGKVTYAGWLGGYGLAVLIAHPGGYKSLYGHLSRITVREGQYVRQGQVIAKSGDTGRSTGPHLHFELIKSGAHLNPRGHLK
- the glyS gene encoding glycine--tRNA ligase subunit beta; amino-acid sequence: MLQNANFLCEIGTEEIPAAYLPPAIAFIKKFFGERLKDERIGFEAMVVYATPRRLAILASNVANAQSEEEVELKGPSVKAAYDTEGKPTKALNGFLKGNAIEEGQVIRRSTDKGEYLFATKTLVSNKSGEILPGIIEDMVKNLPFPKKMRWSDLKLSFPRPIAYFCVLFNDVVVPFELSGIASSNLVRGHYIRYNRMVEVKSIASYQDLLRENGVLVDHNERRELIRDELEKTARSLGGDLVFDEELLETVTFLAESPFVLVCDFRREFLSIPDIVLITEMKEHQKYFAVRGADGVLLPNFLVVSNNPPSAYVKVGNERVITARFNDARFFFDEDRKSKLADKVDSLKSVLFHKDLGSIYDKVERMRFISAHLAVVLGLDAKTAERTDRAAYLCKADLNTAMVFEFTSLQGKMGRVYALLDGEEQEVADAIEDHYRPRSQDDPMPRGVVSRVLSLAEKLDNILGSYSVGNIPKGSQDPYALRRQAGAIVEMMVDGAMSIDMRALLEHCASKYRNGAGLVKPILAFIGARANTLFAERGFRYDEIDACLSIDYHNYLEQFRRAHSLHEFRGREGFSEMLLSFKRMNNIVAAFRQKQPDYRLAFDPSLVGEEAERGLFEFFNSRRDTINELIRSDSYRELFGLLIEGKGVIDIFFDKVMVMSDDTRVRDNRLALLEAILEPFRGLLDFTKISE